The proteins below come from a single Candidatus Dependentiae bacterium genomic window:
- the uvrA gene encoding excinuclease ABC subunit UvrA: protein MNNEKILIFGAKEHNLKSINVSIPKNKFVVITGPSGSGKSSLALDTIYAEGKRRYVESLSSYARQFLGVSKRPDVESIEGLCPAIAIDQKTVGYNPRSTVGTITEIYDYFRVLFARIGQPHCSECGKAIKAESPEKITKLLLTKFLNQNITIAAPVAVEKKGEFTKDLKKYFDLGFYRFLIDGKIYRFRNLIEIDNIKLHKQYQHSISILVDNLSVVDQEAQRLQEAIEKAFNINNGLCSVITQDNKIEHYSSMRICIDCVKSFPELEPRLFSFNSPIGACKNCHGLGFIQEWPWQEGDDEHWKTKYPDYFGKYAKELKCTFCNGKRLNDEALSVFIDNKNIYDLTLLSIKDGLDFFSKLNLHEDQAEIAAPLLKEIISRLKFLNDVGLSYLTLGRTARTLSGGEGQRIRLATQIGSSLSGVIYILDEPSIGLHQRDNDKLIETLKKLRDQGNTVLVVEHDMDTIQSADYLIDMGPQAGILGGFVTAFGTPKEVSINKNSLTGAYISGIRKINVPKNRREPKDFLKLKNVTANNLKNINVDIPLRVFAAVSGVSGSGKSSLVIHSLASALRNFFTNGWAVNPYIEELTGVENLSNMVMVDQSPIGRTPRSNPATYLGIFDEIRDIFANLPESNARGYKVGRFSFNVKEGRCFECDGDGILKIPMHFLEDVVVICKSCKGQRYNQQTLEIKFKNKNIAQILDMSVLEALEFFKTFPRIYKRLDLLQQVGLDYIKLGQSSTTLSGGEAQRIKLVNELSKRGTNTLYILDEPTTGLHSCDVEKLLLVLNKLVDRGNTVLVIEHNLDVLKSVDYLIDIGPEGGADGGKVVAFGTPEEVVESQNGYTAKYLKDYL from the coding sequence ATGAATAACGAAAAAATATTAATTTTTGGTGCAAAAGAGCACAACTTAAAATCTATAAATGTTTCTATTCCCAAGAATAAGTTTGTTGTTATCACCGGACCTTCCGGATCGGGTAAAAGTTCGCTTGCGCTTGATACCATTTATGCAGAAGGTAAAAGACGATATGTTGAATCACTTTCTTCTTATGCCAGACAATTTTTGGGTGTGTCCAAACGACCGGATGTTGAAAGTATTGAAGGCCTTTGTCCGGCTATTGCCATAGATCAAAAAACCGTTGGATACAATCCAAGATCTACCGTTGGTACAATTACTGAAATTTATGATTATTTTAGAGTTTTATTTGCTCGAATCGGTCAGCCACATTGTTCCGAGTGTGGAAAGGCTATAAAAGCAGAGTCCCCTGAAAAAATTACAAAACTTTTATTAACAAAATTTTTAAATCAAAATATTACAATTGCGGCTCCGGTTGCCGTAGAAAAAAAGGGTGAATTTACTAAAGATTTAAAAAAATATTTTGATCTTGGTTTTTATCGTTTTTTAATTGATGGTAAAATTTACAGATTTAGAAATTTAATTGAAATAGATAATATTAAATTACATAAACAATATCAGCACAGTATTAGTATTTTGGTTGACAATTTATCGGTAGTGGATCAAGAGGCTCAGCGATTACAAGAAGCGATAGAAAAAGCGTTTAATATAAATAATGGTTTATGTTCGGTTATAACCCAAGATAATAAAATTGAACATTATTCTTCGATGAGAATTTGTATTGATTGCGTTAAATCATTTCCGGAACTTGAACCAAGATTATTTTCATTTAATTCTCCAATTGGTGCATGTAAAAATTGTCATGGACTTGGTTTTATTCAAGAATGGCCATGGCAAGAGGGTGATGATGAGCACTGGAAAACCAAATATCCTGATTATTTTGGAAAGTATGCTAAAGAATTAAAGTGTACTTTTTGTAATGGTAAAAGATTGAACGATGAGGCGCTTTCCGTATTTATTGATAATAAAAATATTTACGATTTAACACTCTTATCCATAAAAGACGGGTTAGATTTTTTTAGTAAATTAAATTTACATGAAGATCAAGCTGAAATAGCTGCACCATTGTTAAAAGAAATTATATCAAGATTAAAATTTTTAAACGATGTTGGACTATCATATTTAACATTGGGTAGAACTGCCAGAACTTTATCGGGAGGTGAGGGACAACGAATTCGCCTTGCTACACAAATAGGTTCAAGTTTGAGCGGTGTGATTTATATTTTGGATGAACCAAGTATTGGGCTACATCAAAGAGATAATGACAAATTAATCGAAACTCTAAAAAAATTAAGAGATCAGGGTAATACGGTTTTAGTTGTCGAGCATGATATGGACACAATACAATCTGCCGACTATTTAATTGATATGGGGCCTCAAGCGGGTATTTTAGGAGGTTTCGTGACGGCATTTGGTACGCCAAAAGAAGTTTCGATAAATAAAAATTCACTTACCGGCGCATATATTTCAGGAATTAGAAAAATTAATGTACCTAAAAATAGAAGAGAGCCCAAAGATTTTTTAAAACTAAAAAATGTTACGGCCAATAATTTAAAAAATATTAACGTAGATATTCCGCTTCGTGTTTTTGCTGCAGTTTCAGGCGTTTCCGGATCCGGAAAAAGTAGTCTTGTAATACATTCTTTAGCATCAGCACTTAGAAATTTTTTCACAAATGGTTGGGCTGTAAATCCATATATTGAAGAATTAACAGGAGTGGAAAATTTATCGAATATGGTAATGGTGGATCAAAGTCCAATTGGAAGAACTCCACGATCAAATCCTGCAACATATTTGGGAATTTTTGATGAGATTAGAGATATTTTTGCAAATTTACCGGAAAGTAATGCCAGGGGTTATAAAGTCGGCAGATTTAGCTTTAATGTTAAAGAAGGCCGTTGTTTTGAATGTGACGGAGATGGAATATTAAAAATTCCCATGCATTTTTTAGAAGATGTTGTCGTTATATGTAAAAGCTGTAAGGGACAACGATATAATCAGCAAACATTGGAAATAAAATTTAAAAATAAAAATATTGCCCAAATTCTTGATATGTCCGTTCTTGAAGCGTTGGAATTTTTTAAAACTTTTCCAAGAATCTACAAACGCTTGGATTTATTGCAGCAAGTTGGTCTTGATTATATAAAATTGGGACAATCTTCAACAACACTTTCCGGCGGAGAGGCACAGCGAATAAAACTTGTGAATGAACTTTCAAAAAGAGGCACAAATACTCTTTATATCTTGGATGAACCTACAACCGGTTTGCATAGCTGTGATGTTGAAAAACTTCTTTTGGTTTTAAATAAACTTGTAGATCGTGGAAATACGGTTCTTGTTATTGAACATAATCTTGATGTTTTAAAATCTGTCGATTATTTGATAGATATTGGACCTGAAGGCGGTGCTGATGGTGGCAAAGTTGTTGCATTTGGAACCCCTGAAGAGGTTGTTGAATCGCAAAATGGTTATACGGCCAAATATCTTAAAGATTATTTGTAA